In Marasmius oreades isolate 03SP1 chromosome 3, whole genome shotgun sequence, a single window of DNA contains:
- a CDS encoding uncharacterized protein (BUSCO:EOG09264PMA) — protein MNVVVAQKEALRKSVSSVLRTLAASSIDEQSKLVSAKVLELPHFRQSQNISCYLSMPSGELDTSDIVSEILKCGKTLFVPKIDKKTPGRMDLVRVYSNDDLNSLPSGLWGIKEPTSDFSGQPRANASDEGLDMVIVPGVAFDNSMSRLGHGKGYYDQYLSAYTVTGRPPPLLVALSLREQMMEGHSVPVDESDWKMDMVVTPNEIVSGRG, from the exons ATGAACGTCGTTGTTGCACAAAAGGAGGCCCTGCGAAAATCTGTGTCCTCTGTTTTACGAACTCTCGCTGCGTCGAGTATCGATGAGCAAT CAAAATTAGTCTCAGCAAAAGTGCTGGAACTTCCACACTTCCGACAATCTCAAAACATCAGCTGCTATCTTAGCATGCCCTCCGGCGAACTGGACACCTCAGACATCGTTTCAGAGATTCTCAAGTGCG GCAAGACGCTGTTCGTTCCGAAAATCGACAAGAAGACACCAGGGCGTATGGACTTAGTGCGAGTTTACAGCAACGATGATTTGAACTCGTTACCTAGCGGATTATGGGGAATAAAGGAGCCCACCAGCGATTTCTCAGGTCAGCCTAGGGCAAACG CCTCGGATGAAGGATTGGATATGGTAATCGTTCCAG GTGTGGCCTTTGATAACTCAATGTCGAGGCTAGGACATGGAAAGGGATATTACGATCAATACCTCTCGGCTTATACGGTGACTGGCCGCCCGCCTCCATTACTCG TTGCGTTATCTCTTCGAGAACAAATGATGGAAGGTCATTCGGTTCCTGTGGACGAGAGTGATTGGAAAATGGATATGGTTGTGACACCGAACGAAATTGTATCTGGTAGAGGATGA